A part of Quatrionicoccus australiensis genomic DNA contains:
- a CDS encoding DUF3465 domain-containing protein, whose product MKKLILIAVILFAGYSYFTKPHGQLPYAASASTQSQAVGHTDDEIASAFAGRRSNVQVSGQGVVARLLPDDNSGSRHQKFILRLAGGQTLLVAHNIDIAPRVSGLSEGEQIEFNGVYEWNEKGGVLHWTHRDPNGRHTAGWLKHRGQTYQ is encoded by the coding sequence ATGAAAAAACTCATCCTGATCGCCGTCATCCTGTTTGCCGGCTACTCCTACTTCACCAAGCCACATGGCCAATTGCCATATGCCGCCTCCGCCAGCACGCAAAGCCAGGCAGTTGGTCACACCGATGACGAAATCGCCAGCGCCTTTGCCGGCCGCAGAAGCAATGTACAGGTCTCCGGCCAGGGCGTGGTTGCCAGATTGCTGCCCGACGACAACAGCGGCAGCCGGCATCAGAAATTCATTCTCCGTCTGGCCGGCGGCCAGACACTGCTGGTCGCACACAACATCGACATCGCGCCGCGCGTCAGCGGCCTGAGCGAGGGCGAGCAGATCGAATTCAACGGGGTTTACGAGTGGAACGAGAAAGGCGGCGTGCTGCACTGGACACACCGCGATCCGAATGGAAGGCACACCGCCGGCTGGCTGAAGCACCGCGGCCAGACCTACCAGTAA
- a CDS encoding PhnD/SsuA/transferrin family substrate-binding protein yields MFNRRRFLECSLTIAALGCQLPAFAAGKALRLGTLPVVSTRTAYEMYRPLLEFLERNLALPATQLETPPNFKTMYQRIQENGFDLLISPPHIARLAQKRLGWQPLVMFQPEHQAVLLVREDNGPTSIEALRGGTIAVLDNSALVAMIIMEALAQKGLLMSRDFKVIETRSYESSQIAVKQGVAQAMVFRSQGFIDPNVRDNFRVLFDAGVLPGYVMIAAPATSKAQVQKLRTQLLAFGKTEAARPFMEKLGYDSISGASEEAMRRLDPYLEATEARLK; encoded by the coding sequence ATGTTCAATCGACGCCGTTTTCTCGAATGTTCGCTGACCATTGCCGCGCTGGGCTGCCAGCTGCCGGCATTCGCCGCCGGCAAGGCCCTGCGTCTGGGCACCCTGCCCGTCGTCTCGACGCGCACTGCCTACGAAATGTACCGGCCGCTGCTGGAGTTTCTTGAAAGGAACCTGGCGCTGCCGGCCACCCAGCTCGAAACGCCGCCCAATTTCAAGACCATGTACCAGCGGATCCAGGAAAACGGCTTTGACCTCCTGATCAGTCCGCCGCACATTGCCCGCCTGGCCCAGAAACGTCTGGGCTGGCAGCCGCTGGTGATGTTCCAGCCGGAGCATCAGGCTGTCCTGCTTGTCAGGGAAGATAACGGCCCGACCAGTATCGAGGCATTGCGTGGCGGCACCATCGCCGTGCTCGACAACAGCGCTCTGGTCGCGATGATCATAATGGAAGCCCTGGCCCAAAAGGGCCTGCTGATGAGCCGGGATTTCAAGGTCATCGAAACGCGCAGCTATGAAAGCAGCCAGATTGCCGTCAAGCAGGGCGTGGCGCAGGCCATGGTCTTCCGCAGCCAGGGTTTCATCGACCCGAATGTGCGCGACAACTTCCGTGTCTTGTTCGACGCCGGGGTACTGCCCGGCTACGTGATGATTGCCGCGCCCGCGACGAGCAAGGCGCAAGTTCAGAAGTTGCGGACGCAACTCCTCGCCTTTGGCAAGACGGAAGCTGCCCGGCCATTCATGGAAAAACTCGGCTACGACTCGATCAGCGGGGCAAGCGAAGAAGCCATGCGCCGCCTCGACCCCTACCTCGAAGCCACCGAAGCCAGACTCAAATAA
- a CDS encoding superoxide dismutase family protein, translated as MKSRNKLVLGTLAAAVLAGCSSMEMATPPAAVAALEAKSGSTVSGKVSFFGMTNGVRVEAQVSGLTPGEHGFHVHEAGDCSAPDASSAKGHFNPAATAHGSHAAAEHHGGDMPNLVANAQGEASYRVELKGVALGGPNGIVGRSVVVHADPDDYKSQPAGNSGKRIACGRITGR; from the coding sequence ATGAAATCTCGCAACAAGTTGGTCCTGGGCACGCTGGCGGCTGCTGTGCTGGCAGGTTGTTCCAGCATGGAGATGGCGACGCCACCGGCTGCAGTCGCTGCGCTGGAAGCGAAGTCAGGCAGCACGGTTAGCGGCAAGGTCAGCTTTTTCGGCATGACCAACGGGGTCCGGGTCGAGGCGCAGGTCAGCGGCCTGACGCCGGGCGAGCACGGCTTTCATGTGCATGAGGCCGGCGACTGTTCGGCGCCTGATGCGAGCAGCGCCAAGGGCCATTTCAACCCGGCGGCGACGGCGCACGGCAGTCATGCCGCGGCCGAACATCACGGTGGCGACATGCCCAACCTGGTCGCCAATGCCCAGGGCGAGGCCAGCTATCGTGTCGAGCTGAAGGGCGTCGCCCTCGGCGGCCCGAACGGCATCGTCGGGCGCAGCGTGGTGGTGCATGCCGACCCGGACGACTACAAGTCGCAACCGGCCGGCAACTCCGGCAAGCGCATTGCCTGCGGCCGGATCACCGGACGCTGA
- a CDS encoding thioredoxin family protein — MHPTPDYNPQAPERSEIDALPGPTLLEFGANWCGHCQAAQAPLHAALAGYAALRHLKIEDGPGRALGRSFRVKLWPTLVFLQDGREVARLVRPTAEAPIVEGLASLHA; from the coding sequence ATGCATCCCACCCCCGACTACAACCCGCAAGCCCCCGAACGCAGTGAGATCGATGCCCTGCCCGGCCCGACCCTGCTCGAATTCGGCGCCAACTGGTGCGGCCACTGCCAGGCTGCGCAGGCACCGCTGCATGCAGCACTGGCCGGATACGCCGCCCTGCGCCACCTGAAAATCGAAGACGGCCCGGGGCGCGCCCTCGGCCGCTCCTTCCGCGTCAAATTGTGGCCGACGCTGGTCTTTCTGCAGGACGGCCGGGAAGTTGCCCGCCTGGTTCGGCCAACCGCAGAGGCGCCGATCGTCGAAGGACTGGCCAGTCTGCACGCCTGA